A genome region from Erigeron canadensis isolate Cc75 chromosome 3, C_canadensis_v1, whole genome shotgun sequence includes the following:
- the LOC122591284 gene encoding fimbrin-2 produces MAGSYFGVFVSDPWLQNQFTQVELRTLKSHFVTMRRENGSLTLADLPSKMSKLKNVGENLTEDERAAFLHDSYQNLADQVDFELFLRVYLNLQAHATSRMGKGAKNASAFLKSPTSTLLHTISESEKASYVGHINSYLGEDKFLKKFLPIDPSTNDLFELAKDGVLICKLINVAVPGTIDERAINTKKVLNPWERNENHTLCLNSAKAIGCTVVNIGTQDFIEGRRHLVLGVISQIIKIQLLADLDLKKTPQLVELVGDNQDVEELMNLPPEKILLRWMNFHLKKTDYKKTVTNFSSDVKDGEAYAYLLNVLAPEHSNPSTLVVKDPLKRATLVLEHADRMGCKRYLTAKDIVEGSPNLNLAFVAHIFQHRNGLSTPEKPVSFLEMSADDAQITREESAFRFWINSLGVASYINNVFEDVRNGWVLLEALDKVSPGIVNWKIANKPPIKMPFKKVENCNQVVKIGKELKFSLVNIAGNDIVQGNKKLILAYLWQLMRFNMLQLLKYLRSYSLGKEFTDADILEWANSKVRSTGSQTCMKSFKDKSLSDGIFFLELLSAIQPRIVNWRLVTKGQTEEEKQMNATYIISIARKVGCSIFLLPEDIIEVNQKMILTLTASIMYWFYKQPVEDQRPCGSSDSESGNQLETSSTSTTYDTESESSTD; encoded by the exons ATGGCCGGTAGTTATTTCGGTGTGTTTGTATCAGATCCATGGTTACAAAATCAATTCACACAAGTTGAGCTAAGAACATTGAAATCTCAT TTTGTGACGATGCGGAGAGAAAACGGAAGTTTAACGCTAGCTGATTTACCGTCGAAAATGTCGAAACTGAAAAACGTTGGAGAGAATTTAACAGAGGATGAACGAGCTGCGTTTCTTCATGATTCTTATCAGAATTTAGCCGATCAAGTCGATTTCGAACTCTTTCTGAGG GTTTATTTGAATCTCCAAGCTCATGCAACTTCACGGATGGGAAAAGGTGCTAAAAACGCTTCGGCTTTCCTCAAGTCTCCCACGTCTACGTTGCTTCACACAATTAGTGAATCGGAGAAGGCTTCGTATGTTGGACACATAAATAGTTATCTTGGAGAAGATAAATTTTTAAAGAAGTTCCTTCCTATAGACCCTTCAACAAATGATTTGTTTGAGCTTGCAAAAGACGGAGTTCTTATATG TAAGCTTATAAATGTGGCAGTCCCAGGGACTATCGATGAAAGGGCTATTAATACTAAGAAAGTGCTGAATCCTTGGGAGAGAAATGAGAATCATACCTTATGCCTTAACTCTGCCAAGGCAATAGGATGCACTGTGGTTAATATTGGAACACAAGATTTTATCGAAGGACGG AGGCATCTTGTGCTTGGAGTAATATCTCAAATAATAAAG ATACAATTACTGGCAGATCTCGATTTGAAGAAAACGCCTCAGTTGGTGGAATTGGTTGGAGATAATCAG GATGTGGAGGAGCTTATGAATCTACCACCAGAGAAGATTCTTCTTCGATGGATGAATTTTCATCTGAAGAAAACAGACTACAAGAAAACAGTGACAAATTTCTCATCTGATGTGAAG GATGGAGAGGCTTATGCTTACCTCTTAAATGTTCTTGCTCCGGAGCATAGTAATCCGTCAACTTTGGTTGTCAAAGATCCTTTAAAACGAGCAACATTAGTTCTTGAACATGCTGACAGGATGGGCTGTAAAAGATACTTAACGGCGAAAGACATCGTAGAGGGTTCTCCCAACCTTAACCTTGCTTTTGTGGCTCATATTTTCCAGCACAG GAATGGATTATCAACCCCAGAAAAGCCAGTATCTTTCCTTGAAATGTCAGCAGACGATGCCCAAATCACCAGAGAGGAAAGTGCTTTCCGTTTCTGGATAAATAGTCTTGGAGTTGCATCATATATAAACAATGTCTTTGAAGACGTCAGAAACGG GTGGGTACTATTGGAGGCACTTGATAAGGTATCACCAGGAATTGTTAATTGGAAAATTGCGAATAAACCTCCAATTAAGATGCCATTCAAGAAAGTAGAGAACTGTAACCAAGTTGTCAAAATTGGGAAAGAATTGAAGTTTTCGCTAGTCAATATTGCTGGAAATGATATTGTTCAGGGTAATAAAAAGTTGATACTGG CTTATCTGTGGCAGTTGATGCGATTCAACATGCTACAGCTTCTAAAGTACTTGAGATCGTATTCACTCGGGAAGGAATTCACTGATGCTGATATTTTAGAATGGGCTAACTCCAAAGTTAGGAGCACGGGAAGCCAGACTTGTATGAAGAGTTTCAAG GATAAGAGTTTATCAGATGGCATATTTTTCCTGGAATTGCTTAGTGCAATACAGCCCCGGATTGTTAATTGGCGCCTTGTTACAAAAGGCCAAACTG AAGAGGAGAAACAAATGAACGCAACATACATCATCAGCATTGCCAGGAAAGTTGGCTGTTCAATCTTCTTGCTACCTGAAGACATAATTGAG GTAAACCAGAAGATGATCTTGACATTAACAGCAAGTATAATGTACTGGTTCTATAAACAACCAGTTGAAGATCAAAGACCCTGTGGATCATCAGATAGTGAAAGTGGTAATCAACTCGAGACAAGCTCAACCTCCACAACATATGACACTGAGTCTGAATCGTCAACAGACTGA